A window from Leifsonia shinshuensis encodes these proteins:
- a CDS encoding redoxin domain-containing protein yields the protein MADERERGPFRSLAHRLAGDPERLPDEGRLPGFSRATGWLNSEPLTPEGLRGRVVLVDFWTYTCVNWLRTLPYLRAWHDKYAASGLTIVGVHTPEFGFEHDRSNVTARTAALGVRYPVAVDDDYGVWEDFANHYWPALYLADADGRLRYHHFGEGEYARTEMMIQRLLLDAGAADLDLDLVMVEPAGLEVAADWRDLRSPETYLGYGQSSGFVAESPERYDRPWPYETPRELPLNGWALSGRWTQARAAAVLDEAGGGLAYAFHARDANLVMGPAAGEPGIPFQVLLDGHPPGDAHGTDVDADGRGTLDRQDTFQLIRQNGGIAERVMEVRFERAGAEAYCFTFG from the coding sequence ATGGCGGATGAGCGCGAACGCGGGCCGTTCCGGTCCCTGGCGCACCGGCTGGCGGGCGACCCCGAGCGGCTGCCCGACGAGGGACGCCTCCCCGGGTTCTCCCGGGCCACCGGCTGGCTGAACAGCGAACCTCTCACCCCGGAGGGGCTGCGGGGCCGCGTCGTGCTGGTCGACTTCTGGACCTACACGTGCGTCAACTGGCTGCGGACGCTGCCCTACCTGCGGGCCTGGCACGACAAGTACGCGGCATCCGGGCTGACGATCGTCGGCGTCCACACCCCCGAGTTCGGGTTCGAGCACGACCGGTCCAACGTCACCGCGCGGACCGCCGCGCTCGGTGTCCGCTACCCCGTCGCCGTCGACGACGACTACGGGGTGTGGGAGGACTTCGCCAACCACTACTGGCCGGCCCTCTACCTCGCCGACGCCGACGGGAGGCTGCGGTACCACCACTTCGGCGAGGGCGAGTACGCGCGCACCGAGATGATGATCCAGCGGCTCCTGCTCGACGCCGGAGCGGCGGACCTCGACCTCGACCTCGTCATGGTGGAGCCGGCGGGGCTCGAGGTGGCCGCCGACTGGCGGGACCTCCGTTCGCCCGAGACCTACCTCGGCTACGGGCAGAGCAGCGGGTTCGTCGCCGAGTCGCCCGAACGCTACGATCGCCCGTGGCCCTACGAGACCCCGCGCGAGCTGCCGCTCAACGGCTGGGCGCTGTCCGGGCGCTGGACGCAGGCCCGCGCAGCGGCCGTCCTCGACGAGGCGGGCGGCGGACTGGCGTACGCCTTCCACGCGCGCGACGCGAACCTGGTGATGGGTCCGGCCGCGGGCGAGCCCGGCATCCCCTTTCAGGTGCTGCTGGACGGGCATCCCCCCGGCGACGCGCACGGCACCGATGTGGACGCGGACGGCCGCGGGACGCTCGACCGTCAGGACACCTTCCAGCTGATCCGGCAGAACGGCGGCATCGCCGAGCGGGTCATGGAGGTGCGGTTCGAGCGGGCGGGCGCGGAGGCGTACTGCTTCACCTTCGGGTGA